Below is a window of Gossypium hirsutum isolate 1008001.06 chromosome A12, Gossypium_hirsutum_v2.1, whole genome shotgun sequence DNA.
ACAAATGGAGGATTTTGAGCGGGGGATAGTGGATTCTGGTTTCATCACCGACGACGACCTACTTTTCTTTTTGGTGGATttacattaatataaatatagCTCTAATGGAACAATAAAAATACCTTTAACCACCCCTTGATGAGTCCAACAATGATTATATAATATACCATATAGTTTTCTAATTATAAAATCTTTccttttcttattaaaatattttaataatttaatcgtaTTATATTTATCATTGTAAGTAAATTTTTAAATCGATCTAATATCTCTATTATATCaatctaaataatatatattaatatttattgaatggttaaaatttctttaacataaaataaaatattaaaattttttatttacattaaacctgacattcataatttatataaatgaaatatgattatattaaaataattctgcaaataatttattaagattttaattaataaacatgttttaaattcaaccaattcaactaGATTTAAAACATTCTGCAAATAATTCATCGTTGCATGGTTgatgaaataatgaaatagtgATAAATGGCGTGTTATGTGTACCTCATGTTGAGATACATATCTCATTGACCAATTTTTAATGgtataaatagatgaaatttttaataaaatgattaattggGTGAGAGTTGAATTGAGAGAGTTAAAttgatttttcaattttctttcttaaaAGGACCTTTTATATCATGACTGGATCCAAATTGATTGGATTAAACAAAATTGTTGatatatatttgtgtattttttttgtacaacttttgcaattactTCAATTGAATCACTACAAAGATCAATCATCTAAAACAAAGAATTAGATGGATAACCAGTCCATATTGGAATCCCAGTAACCATACCATAGTCTCTTCGTCCATCAATGGGAATTCCCAGCCCTATCATCGCCGCATTACCACCACCACCAGCCGCAGCCTGTGAAGAACAATCCTGCAAAGGCTCTTTCACTCTCAATGAAACCTTAATAATCCCATTCTTCAACCCCTTAGGATCCCTTAACCTGTAACTCAAGAACTGCAAACAAGTCGCCGGCGAATACCCTCCGACGAAATCCGTCACCGGTATCCTCGCTAACCCTACCGTTTTTTCCCCTCTGGACCCCTTGCATTTGACTAGGAGGGTTATAAACCGCGTCTGTAACGGCATTTCCATCACTAGCTTGTCGTTCCAAGAAGGGTAGCTACCTCCTTCTCCGTCGACCTTGGTCGCCTTGTTGTTGAAAGGGTCGACCGAAACGACGACGTAGGCGTTCTTTTTCACCGGTTTGTTGTCGATTCTCAGGCCTTCTGCTGATAAAACCGTGATCTCTAGAGTGCGAGACTTGGTCtccattaaattaattaaatcaaagaAGAATCAAAGAAGGTTTCTAAGAAAATTTTGGGTTTCTAATGAAAATTTGAGAGGCTATGGTGTTGAGAAGAAAGGCTCCtaagggatatatatatatacacacacatataggAAGTTAatatgaaaggaagaagaaagagggAGGGTGCTTCAGGTTAAGACTTGAATATTTTACACCCAAgactattaaatataataaaggaTTAATTTCATCATAAATCCTCAACCTATACGTCAGATTTTAAACTGGTTCTTGAATTTAAAAACGAATGAGCTTAACTTAGATCTAAACTTAAGCACTAAATCCTAGCTCGATTTTAACATATAGATAACGtgtatgaatttaataaattttaatggaactagttttctttaatcaaattcaagTTATAGTAGGTAGACATGTAATTGAAATTAGAATAATAACAAAAAGGTCCTTAATGCTTACACTTTTTGATAAATTAGCACttattcttcttctcctttttttagtAGTTTTGCCTTCATCATTTCAATTTCGTGacaaatttgtttgatttttagCAGAAATAGTAATAGTGCCTACGTGGCATAATCGTGTGTCAATATTTAATTGATATAGTTTAAAAggtgttgttttttttatataatatctagaactactcataactCTTCTTCAACAGTTAAATAGAAGATAAACGTGCTTTAATGCGCTTAAATCTGCATCCTCTTACACTAACAACAATACCAATACTAGTTGAACTAaaacaattttgttttaaatgttaaaaattgcAGACCCGAATATCTAACCTAGAATCAGAAAGGGTAAAATTTGATATAAACTCTAACATTCTAAGTACAAATACTCAATACCCCCAGTActctagattttttttttaatttcatatcagGTATTaggttgtaaaatatataaaacaacatCGTTTTAACCatgtaaattaaaaattgacACAGTTTCATGGGACATCAGCCCATTACattattaaaatgttttaaaatttaggaCTAATTTGAATTTGCATCATAATTTATATACGTTGGGTGCAATTAATCCATATAATAATAAGCGCGTGGTTAAGGGGTGTCGCGTGTCAAAGTGCGGTTATTCAAAATTGGCGTGTGCTGCGTTTTTAATTTTCTACTATAAAGTTTCTACCGACGGTCGCCGTaaaagcaaaaattaaaaaaaaaaattaatttgaagtaAACTACATTAATAATCAGCCCTAAATTATTTTTTGTCgtccaattataaaaaattatagaatgtTTACTTAACTATTCGATTTTTTCGTTTTTATCAAAAGTCGTTACATTATTAATGGGAATATAACTTGTCACTtagtaacttttaaaattgacataatagcaactttaTTCCTTAGTATTTATGTaatgtgtcaatttagtcttgattttaaaattttaacactcaacatttatatattgtgtaatttggtcatttttgtaattttttttctttatgatattaagggttaattttaaaagaatgataaaagataaaaattgttatcttaaaattttgattgtttctatttttggcatattttcaatcaaatttagcttataattttttttttaactttttaagtgaTTAGGTccaaaagaaaagcaaaactacaaaaaaaaataccaaattacacaatatataaatgttgagggttaaagttgctatCTTTCCATTTTTAAAAGTTGTTGTGTGaccaaaaaaagaaatttactaatagttggatAACTATCGGTGTAATTCAAAAACAATTTCTAGTCCTTTTCTAATTTGATATTaagcaaattagtccctttttaaaaaaaggagCAATTTAATCTCTGTCAATTTCGAAAGTGAGCGACTAATGATAGCTAATCATGGCATCAATATTTTACGtcaattgtatataattttgattggtataataacaaatttacccTTTGATGTTTACATATTCTATGTAAAGAATATGTAAGAGTTGCTAGCTAAATGGGTTAAATcaagaccaaattgataaaatatgtaaaatttgaggctaaatttattattatactaataaaaatatatacaactGATGAACTTTGTAATTaattgttctatttttttttttgaaatgtccAATTTACTCAATATCAATATTGGGAAACTCATATATAACAAAATTAGGAACAAAATGCATTTCACATTTATACTAATATATAccgttttgtttgaaattttctttaaatttcctttattttttaagGGTTAATCTAATAGTTGTCCTTAAACTTTTATTTAATGTGCAATATATTGCtcgtataaataaaatatttaatttgatacatGTACTATTTTGTCGCATATTAATGTACTCTAAAGTCATAGTACCACTTAATTTACATATTGACTTGGCAACAACACATAAATAAATGGCACATATCATCGGACGATTGATTTTagcatttcaatataatttttaccgattgattaaattatttgatttttgattttttttaagaaataaacaatttatttcagaaaaactttaaacaaaaaaaattatatttgttaaaaattgaaTGGCAAAAATTATAGTTAAAATACAAAACCAATCATATGACAGCAATTGACATTCGTTTATTCATTTTTGCTAAGTCAGCGtgtaattaaataatgttaaggCTTTGGGGTACATTGAATATACCCAAAAATAGCACGTCTTTCAACAGATATCACATTGCACTTTGGAAGAAACATCAGGGATCAATGTGATATTTTAAAGGTAACTTGACAAGGAAAAAcatgtttaatattaaaaaaaatttatttaagtcattTATAGGTTAttatcatatctgttcttttttatacaatgtctagaactactcataactAGAGTTGTCCATGGGTTGGGCCCCTATAAATCTTTAAGCATGATTGATAGGCTCGGGCTTGTCTGGgtcaaaaaatgggcctaaactTTTACCCGAGCCCGACTCAAATAAAAAGGCTAAAATCTGGACTCGActcgcccgtattaattttttactttttatttttatataaattttttaaaatatatataaaatatactaaaaatattaaaataaatgtttaccaacaaattgaaaataaaattttaaaaaaattatacttaaataatactaacaTAAGTGCAATTAACAagaaaatacctctaaaataatagcaaaattaacaatgaaacaagtgttatacaatatccaaacattaacaacaatatagtagcaatataatagtggaATGGTGACAAAATAGCAGAGAGTTTTTTATTGCAAATTCGGGCCAGGTCAGGCTCAGGCCAAAATTATTTACCCAATGCTCAACTCATTCTCCAAACAGGTCTTATTTTTTAACTAAACCCATTTTTCAGacctatatttttatctaaaccctTTCATTTTTTGAACTAGACCGAATGGCCCGACTCATGAACAACTCTACCCATAATCCTTCCCAAACTCATAAATAACATGATAAAGCGCTTCAGTACGCTAAAACTCACATCCTACTGgattgacaataatattcatataaatattacaatCCATTTAAAAAGTGTGAAACTCAAATTAAAATTGCTTTCACCATTCACACTTCCTTTAATAAAACTATAGAATTATAAAAGCAAAGTCAAAATTGGAATTCTCTATTCAAATTTCAATGATTAACTTGGTAAGTAACTGccacattaaaatatttttaaaaaaaattatttcctattattaatatgaaattaaatgtttgatttacgtaaaaaatgaattaatttaaatttaaaataaattttaactcgAATTTGAGTTACt
It encodes the following:
- the LOC107935160 gene encoding BON1-associated protein 2 is translated as METKSRTLEITVLSAEGLRIDNKPVKKNAYVVVSVDPFNNKATKVDGEGGSYPSWNDKLVMEMPLQTRFITLLVKCKGSRGEKTVGLARIPVTDFVGGYSPATCLQFLSYRLRDPKGLKNGIIKVSLRVKEPLQDCSSQAAAGGGGNAAMIGLGIPIDGRRDYGMVTGIPIWTGYPSNSLF